The DNA sequence TCGCGCTCAGCGGCCCCTCCCCCGACCGCGGCGCCAGCGTGCTGGTGCGCGTCTACCTCGAGGTCCGGCTCGACCCCACCACCCCCAGCAGCGCGACCGGTGCGACCCGTGCGGCCCGGTGCCCCAGGAGGGGGGAGCTGCCGTGAGGCCGCCGACCAACTACTACGGCGCCAAGACCCACCTGGCGCCCTGGATCGCCAGCCTCCTGCCACCCTGCCGCACCTACATCGAACCGTTTGCGGGCAGCGCCGCGGTGCTGTTCGCCAAGCCGGCGTCGCCGACCGAGATCCTCAACGACCTCGACGGCCAGGTGGTCGACTTCTTCACCGTCCTGCGCGAGCGGCCCGCCGAACTCGCCCGCGCGCTGCACCTGACCCCCTACGCCCGCGCCGAGTACCAGCAGTTCGCCGCCCACTACGACGATCCCGGCCTGGACGACGTGGAGCGCGCCCGCCGCTGGTTTGTGCGCGTCAACCAGTCCATCAGCCACTTGGCCGGCCGGGGCCGCCCATCCGGGTGGGTCGCGGCCTACAACACCAACGGCTCCGACCACGCCCACAAGTTCGCCGCCCTGGCCGACCGCCTCGACGCCTGCGCCCAGCGGCTGCGCCGCGTCCACCTCGAGCAGCGGCCCGCGTCGAGGTGCTGGCCAAGTACGCCAAGCCCGGCGCCGACGCGGTCGTCTACTGCGACCCGCCCTACCTGGCCGAGGTCCGCAGCGCGCTCACCAGACGCCGCGGCGCCGACTACGCCTGCGAGTACGCCACCCAGACCGGGTCCAGCTGCCCGCCGGCGGGCCGGTTGTCAGGACCGGCCGGGCCGCGGCCGGCTGGCACTACTACCTCGCCCCCTCGGGGCTGGGCCGGCGCCGCGGCGTACTGGACCGCGTGGACTATCAGGGCCTGGGCGGCTACGTGGTCGCCCCACCCAGCCGCCACGCCTACGGCGAGTGCTACCGGTGGGCCCGCGGCCTGGACGCGCCGCTGCCCGAGGTCCCCGACCCGCTCCGCGAGCTGGCGGCACGTCGCGAGGTCGAGCGCCCGGCCGGCCCGCCCGCCCGCCTCCGGGTGCCGGATGGGCCGGGCCGTCCCTACGCCAGGGCAGCGCTCGCCACCGAGCTGGCCCGGGTCGCCGCCGCGCGCCAGCCCGGCCGCAACGAGCAGCTGTGGGAGTCCGGGCGCAACCTGTTCAACCTGGTCGCCGCCGGCGCCCTCGACGAGCACGAAGTCCACCAGCGCCTGCTGGACGCGGCCGAGCGGTGCGGGCTGCTGGCCGACGAGCCCCGCCAGACCCGCCGCACCCTGGCCTCGGCCCGCGTTGTCGGCCTGGCCCACCCCCGCCGCCTCCCTGACCCCACCCGCCCCGAGCCCACCAACCAACATGCTCCGCCGGCGCCCGCCACACGGGAGGCGGCCGAGCGGACCCGGGAGGGGAGGTGACGCCCATGGCCCTTGCCGGCCCGCAGGCCGGCTGACCCCAAGCACGGGGCGGGCGCGACACCGCAGCCACGCAGATCCCGCGCCCGCCCCGCCACCCACCCGGGAAGGAGCCCCGCATGGGCAGCAGCCCAACCCTAGCCCACGCCGCCAGCGGCCACGACTCCACGACCGATCCCGCCGTCCGCGCCGCCGAGGACGGCTACGGCCGCCTCAACCCCTGGATGGCCTATGCCTGGCCCAACCCCTACCGGCCCGGGGTCCGCCCCGACCAGCTGCCCCGCACCCGCCCCGACGGCCCCCAGACCCACCGCGAGCTGGTCCGCATGTTCGAAGACATCAGCGCCCGCAGCTACCAGGTCTGGCTCGACGAGCACAACGAGAGCCCCCCTACCCTGCCGCTGTCCCGCCTGGCGGGCCTGCGCTACCGCGCCACCCGCGCCCAGCAGCTGGCCGCCGAGCGCGCCGCCCACGCCCGCGCCAACGCCGAGGCGGCGTTCGACCGGCTCAACCCCGACTTCGGCGTGCCCGCCGACACCCTCGACCCCGCCGGCCGCCAGGCCGTGCGCGACCGCGAGGCCGGCCTGGCCCTCGGCACCAGGGTCGCGGTGGCCGCGTCCCGGGAGAACGACCCACCCCGGTCATCCGGGTGGCCGGGCAGGACTACCGCGCCGCCGACGCCGCCCGCACCGCCCGCCACGCCGCCCGGGCGCGGCGCGGGCCCGAACGCGGCGGGCCGGAGCGATGACCCACGCCGCCGCGACGGGAAGGAGGTGAGCCCGCAGTCGCCCGACCAGCCCACCACCACCCGACCATCCCACAGTCCGTACTCGAGGAGGGCCTGATGGCCAGCGACAACCACACCACCATCGTCGGCAACCTGGTCGACGACTCCGAGCTGCGGTTCACCAACTCCGGAACCGCCGTCGCCAACTGCCGCGTGGCGGTCACCCAGCGGATCCAGCAAGACGGCCAGTGGCGCGACGGGGAGACGTCGTTTTCAAGGTCAACTGCTGGCGAGACCAGGCCGAGCACCTGGCCGACTCCCTCGGCAAGGGCGACCGGGTCATGGTCACCGGGCGGCTGCGGACCCGCTCCTGGGAGACCCCGGAGGGGGAGCGGCGCTCGGTCACCGAGATCGAGGCCGACGAGGTCGGCGTCAGCCTCAAGTTCGCCACCGCCAAGGTCGAACGCACCCACAGCCGCGGCACCAGCGACCGCGCCACCGGCCGGGAGTGGGCCGCCGAGCGTGGCGGCGACTTCAGCGACCCCCCGCCAACTTATTGAATGGCGGGTAGGAGCCCTGGGTCTGCAGCCGCAGGGTTCCAGGGTGCCGGCGGGTCGCTCCACAACCTCCGCTGCCGCTCATGCCGGGCTGGCTCCAGAACGGTTGTGCGGTCCTGCCGGCACCCGACCGGGAGTGGCGCAACAGAGGTCTGCCAGGGCTCGAAGTTGGCCTGCCCTCCTGGTGTTTCGTGGCCGCCCTGGAGAAAGGTGCCTGCATGCCGGTGATCATCGGGGTCGACCCGCACAAGCACAGCCACACCCTCGCCGCGCTCGACGAGCATGGCCGGCTGCTGGACCGGCAGCGCTTCCCCGCCACGCTCGAGGGCTACCAGGCCCTGCGAGGGTGGGCCGAACGGTGGGACCAGCGAGGTTGGGCGGTGGAGGGCGCTGGCGGGGTCGGTCGCGCCCTCGCCCAGTGGCTGGTCGCCGACGCCGAGCCGGTGGTGGACGTGCCGGCCAAGCTGGCCACCCGCGTGCGGGTCCTGTCCACCGGCCACGGGCGCAAGACCGACCCTGATGACGCCGCGGTCTCGGTCGCGGTCGCCGCCCGCAGCGCCGCATCCCTGCGGCAGGTCGGCGTCGAGGACCAGGCGGTGGTGTTGCACCTGTTGACCAACCGGCGCGAGGACCTGGTCCGGATGCGGACCCAGACCAGCAACCGGCTGCACCGGCTGCTCGCCGACTTGGCACCGGCCGGTGCCGCCCGCACCCTCACCGCCGATGGCGCCGCCGTGCTGCTGGACCAGGTGTGCCCGACCGGCGCGCCGGCCGTCACCCGCTGGCAGCTCGCCAGCGACCTGATCGCCGACGTCCGCGACCTGGACCGGCGCATCGCAACGGTGGAGGAGTGCATCCAGACCGCGGTCAAGCACTCCAAGACCAGCCTGGTGGAGCTGTTTGGGGTCGGCCCGGTGCTGGCCGCCAAGCTGCTCGGCGAGGTCGGCGACATCGGTCGGTTCCCCAGCAAGCACCACTTCGCCGCCCACACCGGGACCGCGCCGTTGGCGGCCTCCAGCGGGCAGGTGGTCCGCCATCGGCTGTCACGGGCCGGGGATCGCAAGCTCAGCCACGCCCTGTACCTGATGGCGATTGTGCAGATCCGCCATCCCACCGCCGGGCAGGCCTACTACCGGCGCAAGCGCGCCGAGGGCAAGTCCGCCAAGGAGGCGCTGCGCTGTTTGAAACGCCGGTTGTCGGACGCCGTCTACCGGTGCTTGCTCGCCGATCAGCCGTCGCTGTAGCGGGTTCGCCTGGTGGGTTTCGTCCCAGGACTCGTTGACGCTCACGCCCCGCGTGGTTGGGATTGAAGTCTTCTAGCCGCGTGGTCTCAGGGGCTGGTGGTCGCAGCGTGGAGGTCGGCACCGGCAAGACCGATGACCACAATCCGACCCGGGACGCCGTGGTCGTTGGCACGTGCTCGATCGGGAGCGATGATCCTTCCAGGGGAGGCTGACACACCCGTCGGCGACACTGGCGACACTGGTGTCATGGACGTTGATGGGTTCTGGGAGCTGATCGAGCGGTCGCGGCAGGAGACCAGCGACCCACAGGCGCGGCTGCGATGGCTCGAGCGGCTTGCCCAGCAGCCGGCGGCGGAGCTCGTCGACTTCCAGGTCTGGCTCGACCGGGTCCGGCGGCGCGCTGACACCTGGCCCATGTGGGGCGCGGCCTACCTGATCTGCGACAGTCTGTGCTCGGGCGACGGGTTCTGGTACTTCCAGGTGTGGCTGATCGGACTGGGACGCCAAGCCTTCGAGCTGGCGGTGGCGGACCCCGACAACCTCGCCAGCCTTCCCGAAGTGCTCCGGCTGGCTGGCCGGCCGATGGATGCCTGGTCAAACGACGAGTAGCCGGACTGGGAGTCGCTGAGCTTCCGATCCGAGCGCTCGGGCTGACCAGGGCATGGGCCCCTCCCAGCGGGAGCCGTCCCGGCCCGTTGCAGGCAGTCACGCGAGGGCTTGTGAGCAAGCCCGTGAGCACCACAGGCCACGCGGTCCCGTCCGGGCGCCGACGCCGTCCGGCGTTCCCGGTCCCTCGGCGCCAGGGACCGCAACCATCGGCCGGGCACGGCAAGACCGCTCCAAGCGGCTTGACCTCATCCGTATCAGGCGTGTCCGGGTGCTGCGTGCACGCTGCCAGCGCGAGCGATGGCCAGGTCACCGGTGTGACGAAGGTGACCGCGGCTGCCCGCTTGGCACCCGGGCTTGCCCTTCCGATGTGGCACGCGGGTGGCACGGCCGGCGAGGACCAAACATAGCTCGGGCGCGGGCGGCGACGGCTCCCAGCCCACCAGAAGGACCAGGCCCGTCCAGGGCGACCACCTGTCGGCAAGGGCCGCAGCCCCGCGGCAGCACCTGGGCGGGGAGCCTTGACGGATTGAGGCCCGGATCGTCAGCGCGCAGGCGTCGGCCCAGCGCCAGCCCCAGGGCCCTGGTTCCCGTGCTGGTCTGCTTGGCGACCTCGCCGGCCACCTGGCAGTCGGGCCGGTGGCGGCTGCCGGTGCTGACCTGTCCCACGGTAAGCTGCTCGCCCCCGGGTACGGGCCAGCCGATACAGCACCGCGCCGATCGCGATGAGGATGAGGACGAGCCCAGCGGCGATGGGGACGGTGCCCGCGCCCCAGCGGCTGGGCCAGCTGTCCAGCCGCACATCGCGCGGGTTTGCCGGGTCGTAGAGGACCCTGACCGAGTCGCCGACCCGCAGCGAGCCGTCGTCGCCCTGGAACTGCACGACCTGCTCGCGGGCGGTGAGGAAGCGCACGACCGGGTAGGAGTAGGTCACATCCACGTAGCGCTCGTTGTCGCCTGACCCCCTCCGCTCGCTCCGGACCTCCTCGCGGACGTCGACCACCACGCCCCTTGCGCCCGCCGCCTTTGCCACGAAGCGCTGGTTGTCCACCAGCACCTTCACGCCAAGGCCCACCAGGCCCCCACCAGCCAGCAGCAGCCCGAGCAGGACGAGCTGCAGCCCGCCGATCTGCCTCACGCCCAGGCCGACCTGCCACGGCCGCCGCTTCATCGTGACCTCTTCCCGAGCCGCCTGCCGACGCGGCGCGACGGTCCTGGCGCCTGCTTGCCTTGGGAGGATCTCACCGCGACGCCCGCGCCACCACCTTTTCGTCGATGGCCTGACCGTCTGGTACCGACGCCGCTCCGCCAAGCGGGCCTGCACTCGCGCAGGCCCGCACGATCCGCTGCGTCCAAGATCGTCTGGCATGGCAAGGCGCGGCCGGCCTCGCGGCCGAGGTGCACGATGGCCCCAGGGTGTCTCCACTTCGACACGATGGCCTGCGCGGGGTCACCTTGGCGGAGGCGGAGGGGTCCCGGACCGCCCGGCGCGGGCGGTGCTGCTGGCCGAGGACGGCCACCGCAGGCGGCCGCCCTCGGTGCCGGCCTTGACCTGGAGAGCAGATCCTCACGGCAGCTGCCTCCACCTTGACACACAGAGGAACCCTTCTAGGCATCCCCGCAGACCCTGTGGCGCCCTGGCCGCTCGGCCGGGGCGCCATGCTATCTACCCGTCCACGGGCGTCCATGCCTGTCCGGCCCGGGTGTCCGATGTCTGGTCGTGGCGTCCGCGGTCGGGCCTGGCGGTGTCCACGCTGGACGGTCCCGTGGTGTCCACCGTCCAGCTGAGGACTGCCGGTGGTGCCCCGGACCGTCCATGAGCCTCACCGATCGGGATGGGAGCGGCGAGCGTTCAGCCACCTGAGCGCCGACCGCTCAGACCTCCACCGCTCAGGTCCAGCCGCGGTGTCCACTGTCCAGCCGCGAGTGGGCGAACGGTCGCCTCGTGCAGCACGTCAGGGCACGGCCCTCCCACGCACGGCGGCGGACCTTCGCCCCGTTGAACTCGGTACATCTGCGGATCGCTTGCTCCCTAGCGTTCGGGTGGACTATGACCGAACAGCCTGGTGCGGACGAATAGTGTGATCGGAAGTTGTTCGGAAGGAGGCGGCGCATGTCGCGTCGTGTGGGATTC is a window from the Actinomycetes bacterium genome containing:
- a CDS encoding bifunctional DNA primase/polymerase, with the translated sequence MCASTSPSATWPAGAAHPGGSRPTTPTAPTTPTSSPPWPTASTPAPSGCAASTSSSGPRRGAGQVRQARRRRGRLLRPALPGRGPQRAHQTPRRRLRLRVRHPDRVQLPAGGPVVRTGRAAAGWHYYLAPSGLGRRRGVLDRVDYQGLGGYVVAPPSRHAYGECYRWARGLDAPLPEVPDPLRELAARREVERPAGPPARLRVPDGPGRPYARAALATELARVAAARQPGRNEQLWESGRNLFNLVAAGALDEHEVHQRLLDAAERCGLLADEPRQTRRTLASARVVGLAHPRRLPDPTRPEPTNQHAPPAPATREAAERTREGR
- a CDS encoding IS110 family transposase codes for the protein MPVIIGVDPHKHSHTLAALDEHGRLLDRQRFPATLEGYQALRGWAERWDQRGWAVEGAGGVGRALAQWLVADAEPVVDVPAKLATRVRVLSTGHGRKTDPDDAAVSVAVAARSAASLRQVGVEDQAVVLHLLTNRREDLVRMRTQTSNRLHRLLADLAPAGAARTLTADGAAVLLDQVCPTGAPAVTRWQLASDLIADVRDLDRRIATVEECIQTAVKHSKTSLVELFGVGPVLAAKLLGEVGDIGRFPSKHHFAAHTGTAPLAASSGQVVRHRLSRAGDRKLSHALYLMAIVQIRHPTAGQAYYRRKRAEGKSAKEALRCLKRRLSDAVYRCLLADQPSL
- a CDS encoding DUF4240 domain-containing protein; translated protein: MDVDGFWELIERSRQETSDPQARLRWLERLAQQPAAELVDFQVWLDRVRRRADTWPMWGAAYLICDSLCSGDGFWYFQVWLIGLGRQAFELAVADPDNLASLPEVLRLAGRPMDAWSNDE
- a CDS encoding DUF3592 domain-containing protein; translation: MKRRPWQVGLGVRQIGGLQLVLLGLLLAGGGLVGLGVKVLVDNQRFVAKAAGARGVVVDVREEVRSERRGSGDNERYVDVTYSYPVVRFLTAREQVVQFQGDDGSLRVGDSVRVLYDPANPRDVRLDSWPSRWGAGTVPIAAGLVLILIAIGAVLYRLARTRGRAAYRGTGQHRQPPPARLPGGRRGRQADQHGNQGPGAGAGPTPAR